One genomic segment of Rhizobium gallicum bv. gallicum R602sp includes these proteins:
- a CDS encoding GNAT family N-acetyltransferase has translation MAAFAALRPAERRDAAELAILVDIGSHGFASWLWFAEVAGSSADTPLEWGRMKMSRDGGWGNWQNAVIAEAYGEIAGTAVGYALGEEIRAIAADRRALEPVIALQKQAAGNWFIGTLAVYRHLRGIGIGKRLLGDQIEKAGERAVSLITASDNEAALALYEKNGFSQAARAEAVALFENSRKHEWVLLTRLAG, from the coding sequence ATGGCCGCTTTCGCCGCGCTGCGGCCGGCAGAACGGCGGGACGCGGCAGAGCTGGCCATCCTCGTGGACATCGGCTCGCACGGCTTTGCTTCCTGGCTTTGGTTCGCGGAGGTGGCGGGCAGCAGCGCCGACACGCCGCTGGAGTGGGGCCGGATGAAGATGAGCCGCGATGGCGGATGGGGGAATTGGCAGAACGCGGTGATTGCCGAGGCTTATGGTGAGATCGCCGGAACGGCGGTGGGCTATGCGCTTGGCGAAGAGATCAGAGCGATCGCGGCGGATCGTCGTGCGCTGGAGCCGGTAATAGCGCTACAGAAGCAGGCGGCCGGAAACTGGTTCATCGGCACGCTGGCCGTCTATCGCCATCTGCGCGGCATCGGCATCGGAAAGCGATTGCTGGGGGACCAGATCGAGAAGGCGGGAGAGCGGGCTGTCAGCCTGATCACCGCAAGTGATAATGAGGCAGCGCTCGCGCTGTACGAGAAGAATGGATTTTCGCAAGCCGCCCGCGCTGAGGCCGTGGCGCTTTTCGAAAACAGCAGGAAACACGAGTGGGTGCTTCTGACCCGCCTCGCCGGATAA
- the lpdA gene encoding dihydrolipoyl dehydrogenase, producing MAENYDVIIIGSGPGGYVAAVRAGQLGLKTAIVEREHLGGICLNWGCIPTKALLRSAEILDHSTHLKDYGLVLEGKVSADVKAVVARSRGVSARLNSGVGFLMKKNKVDVIWGEAKITKPGEIVVSKTSKPVVEPQHPLPKNIKSQEGTYTAKHIIIATGARPRALPGIEPDGKLIWTYFEALKPDVLPKSLIVMGSGAIGIEFASFYRSMGVDVTVVEVLPTIMPVEDAEVTAMARKQLEKRGMKIFTSAKVAKVEKGAGSITAHVETADGKIQQITADRMISAVGVQGNIENLGLETLGVKTDRGCVVVDGYGKTSVPGIYAIGDVAGPPMLAHKAEHEGVVCVEKLAGLPNVHPTDKGKVPGCTYCQPQVASVGLTEAKAKELGRDIRVGRFSFAANGKAIALGEDQGLCKVIFDKKTGELLGAHMVGAEVTELIQGFVVAMNLETTEEELMHTIFPHPTVSESMKEAVLDAYGRVLNA from the coding sequence ATGGCTGAGAATTACGACGTCATCATCATCGGCTCCGGCCCGGGCGGCTATGTCGCGGCCGTGCGTGCCGGCCAGCTCGGTCTGAAGACCGCGATCGTCGAACGCGAGCACCTTGGAGGCATCTGCCTGAACTGGGGCTGCATCCCGACCAAGGCGTTGCTGCGCTCCGCCGAAATTCTCGACCATTCCACTCATTTGAAGGATTACGGCCTCGTTCTCGAAGGCAAGGTCAGTGCCGATGTGAAGGCCGTTGTTGCCCGTTCGCGCGGCGTTTCCGCACGCCTCAACAGCGGCGTCGGCTTCCTGATGAAGAAAAACAAGGTGGATGTGATCTGGGGCGAAGCCAAGATCACCAAACCCGGCGAGATCGTCGTCTCCAAGACTTCCAAGCCGGTTGTTGAGCCGCAGCATCCGTTGCCGAAGAACATCAAGAGCCAGGAAGGTACTTACACCGCCAAGCATATCATTATTGCGACCGGCGCCCGCCCGCGCGCTCTGCCGGGCATCGAGCCGGACGGCAAGCTGATCTGGACCTATTTCGAGGCGCTGAAGCCGGATGTCCTGCCGAAGTCCTTGATCGTCATGGGCTCGGGCGCCATCGGCATCGAATTTGCGAGCTTCTACCGCTCGATGGGTGTCGATGTGACCGTCGTCGAAGTCCTGCCGACGATCATGCCGGTCGAGGATGCGGAAGTGACCGCCATGGCCCGCAAGCAGCTGGAAAAGCGCGGCATGAAGATCTTCACGAGCGCCAAGGTGGCGAAGGTCGAGAAGGGCGCCGGCAGCATCACCGCCCATGTCGAGACGGCTGATGGCAAGATCCAGCAGATCACCGCGGACCGTATGATCTCGGCCGTCGGCGTGCAGGGCAATATCGAGAACCTCGGTCTCGAAACACTCGGCGTGAAGACGGATCGCGGCTGCGTGGTAGTTGACGGCTATGGCAAGACCAGTGTTCCCGGCATCTACGCGATCGGCGATGTCGCCGGCCCGCCGATGCTGGCCCACAAGGCCGAACATGAAGGCGTTGTCTGCGTTGAAAAGCTCGCCGGCCTGCCGAATGTTCATCCGACCGACAAAGGCAAGGTTCCGGGCTGCACCTATTGCCAGCCGCAGGTTGCCTCTGTTGGTCTGACGGAAGCAAAGGCCAAGGAACTGGGCCGCGACATCCGCGTCGGTCGTTTCTCGTTCGCCGCAAACGGCAAGGCGATCGCGCTCGGCGAGGACCAGGGCCTCTGCAAGGTGATTTTCGACAAGAAGACCGGCGAACTCCTCGGAGCGCATATGGTTGGCGCTGAGGTAACCGAGCTGATCCAGGGCTTCGTCGTCGCGATGAATCTCGAGACGACCGAGGAAGAACTGATGCACACGATCTTCCCGCACCCGACCGTCTCCGAATCGATGAAGGAAGCCGTGCTGGACGCTTACGGCCGGGTGTTGAACGCTTGA
- a CDS encoding GlsB/YeaQ/YmgE family stress response membrane protein, whose translation MSMETQAWLVFLLIGLVAGFLASLVVGGGGLVRCLLSGIIGAFVGGFLFNALGISLGIENALVVQIIHATVGAIVVVLIARAIA comes from the coding sequence ATGTCTATGGAGACGCAGGCATGGCTTGTCTTCCTGCTGATCGGCCTCGTTGCGGGCTTCCTCGCGAGCTTGGTGGTCGGCGGAGGCGGATTGGTGCGCTGCCTGCTCAGCGGCATCATCGGCGCGTTCGTGGGCGGGTTTCTGTTCAATGCGCTGGGTATATCGCTCGGCATTGAAAATGCGTTGGTCGTGCAGATCATTCACGCCACAGTCGGCGCCATTGTCGTGGTGTTGATTGCAAGGGCGATAGCTTAG
- a CDS encoding GlsB/YeaQ/YmgE family stress response membrane protein: MEGVGWIAAIIIGGFAGWLAGKLMEARYGIVLNIVLGIVGSVVATAILAQFHVEVAAGRLGYFVTGFLGACLLIFIARLVRR; the protein is encoded by the coding sequence ATGGAAGGCGTCGGCTGGATAGCGGCAATCATCATCGGCGGTTTTGCGGGCTGGCTCGCCGGCAAGCTGATGGAAGCGCGATATGGCATTGTGCTGAACATCGTGCTCGGCATCGTCGGTTCGGTGGTCGCGACTGCCATCCTGGCGCAGTTCCACGTCGAGGTGGCCGCAGGACGGCTCGGCTACTTCGTCACCGGTTTCCTCGGCGCCTGCCTGCTGATATTCATCGCCCGGCTCGTGCGGCGATAA
- the lipA gene encoding lipoyl synthase encodes MVTILDTVNPDAKRVRHPEKANRPDTEVMRKPDWIRVKAPTSKGYAETRAIVKENKLVTVCEEAGCPNIGECWDKKHATFMIMGEICTRACAFCNVSTGKPNALDMAEPENVAKAVKEMGLSHVVITSVDRDDLEDGGAEHFERVIWAIRAASPATTIEILTPDFLRKPGALERVVAAKPDVFNHNLETVPSNYLTVRPGARYFHSIRLLQRVKELDPTMFTKSGIMVGLGEERNEVLQLMDDLRTADVDFLTIGQYLQPTRKHHKIEKFVTPDEFKSYETVAYTKGFLMVASSPLTRSSHHAGDDFTRLRAAREKKLLTAAE; translated from the coding sequence ATGGTAACCATTCTCGACACGGTCAATCCCGACGCCAAGCGCGTGCGGCATCCGGAAAAGGCTAACCGCCCCGATACGGAAGTCATGCGCAAGCCGGACTGGATCCGCGTCAAGGCCCCGACCTCGAAGGGCTATGCCGAAACGCGCGCGATCGTGAAGGAAAACAAGCTCGTCACCGTCTGCGAAGAAGCCGGATGTCCGAATATCGGCGAGTGCTGGGACAAGAAGCACGCGACCTTCATGATCATGGGCGAGATCTGTACCCGTGCCTGCGCCTTCTGCAACGTCTCAACAGGCAAGCCGAACGCGCTCGACATGGCGGAGCCTGAGAACGTCGCCAAGGCCGTCAAGGAGATGGGCCTTTCCCACGTCGTCATCACCTCGGTCGACCGCGACGATCTGGAAGACGGCGGTGCTGAGCATTTCGAGAGGGTGATCTGGGCGATCCGCGCAGCGTCGCCGGCAACCACGATCGAAATCCTGACGCCGGACTTCCTGCGCAAGCCGGGCGCCCTGGAGCGCGTCGTCGCCGCCAAGCCGGATGTCTTCAACCACAATCTGGAAACCGTGCCGTCGAACTACCTGACGGTCCGTCCAGGCGCCCGCTATTTCCACTCCATTCGCCTGCTGCAGCGCGTGAAGGAACTGGACCCGACGATGTTCACCAAGTCCGGCATCATGGTTGGCCTTGGCGAAGAGCGTAACGAAGTGCTCCAATTGATGGACGACCTGCGCACCGCCGACGTCGACTTCCTGACGATCGGCCAGTACCTGCAGCCGACCCGCAAGCACCACAAGATCGAGAAGTTCGTGACGCCGGATGAATTCAAGTCGTACGAAACCGTCGCCTACACCAAGGGCTTCCTAATGGTGGCATCGAGCCCGCTCACCCGCTCTTCGCACCACGCCGGCGACGATTTCACCCGATTGAGGGCAGCACGCGAAAAGAAGCTGCTGACGGCGGCGGAATAA
- a CDS encoding AAA family ATPase, with protein MAWLSDVRDAAHRLKTADRVLVIGCSGGGKTTLARTIATRFSLPFISMDREFFWLPGWVARARPQQRALIAERIKRDRWIMDGTNTSSFDLRLPRADIVLWVRMPRLICVWGAVSRWLKWIGRTRPEMTPGCPEKVDLEFLRYIWNFEKKHSPMVLAAMAAHGPDVPVLQLKSRHQMRELLDLLGSPA; from the coding sequence ATGGCCTGGTTGAGCGATGTCAGGGATGCCGCCCACCGGCTCAAGACGGCTGATCGCGTACTCGTCATCGGCTGCTCCGGCGGCGGCAAGACCACGCTTGCGCGGACGATCGCAACGCGCTTCAGCCTGCCCTTCATTTCCATGGATCGCGAGTTCTTCTGGCTGCCGGGCTGGGTCGCACGCGCACGCCCGCAGCAGCGGGCGTTGATAGCCGAACGGATCAAGCGAGATCGCTGGATTATGGACGGAACCAACACGTCGAGCTTTGATCTCCGGCTGCCGCGGGCCGATATCGTCCTGTGGGTCCGCATGCCGCGTCTGATATGCGTTTGGGGCGCGGTCAGCCGCTGGCTGAAGTGGATTGGACGTACACGGCCGGAAATGACGCCGGGCTGTCCGGAGAAGGTCGATCTCGAATTCCTGCGCTACATCTGGAATTTCGAGAAGAAGCATTCGCCCATGGTTCTCGCCGCCATGGCCGCCCACGGCCCCGATGTCCCGGTTCTCCAGCTAAAATCACGCCATCAGATGCGCGAGCTTCTTGATCTTCTCGGTTCCCCCGCTTAA
- a CDS encoding type II toxin-antitoxin system RatA family toxin, with product MPQFETHHRVPHSADQMFDLVADVERYPEFLPLCEALSIRSCKERDGKILLIADMTVGYKAIRETFTTQVLLNKAERFIDVKYIDGPFRYLDNRWRFEEAVGDGCTIHFFIDYEFKSRILGALMGSMFDRAFRMFSEAFEKRAEAVYR from the coding sequence ATGCCGCAATTCGAAACGCATCACCGCGTCCCGCACTCCGCTGATCAGATGTTCGACCTCGTGGCCGACGTGGAACGCTATCCCGAATTCCTGCCGCTCTGCGAAGCCTTGAGCATCCGCAGCTGCAAGGAGCGCGACGGCAAGATCTTGCTGATTGCCGACATGACCGTCGGCTACAAGGCGATACGCGAGACCTTCACGACGCAGGTGCTGCTCAACAAGGCGGAGCGCTTCATCGACGTCAAATACATCGACGGGCCGTTCCGGTATCTCGACAATCGCTGGCGCTTTGAGGAGGCCGTCGGTGACGGCTGTACCATCCATTTCTTCATCGACTACGAGTTCAAGAGTCGCATCCTCGGTGCGCTGATGGGCTCGATGTTCGACCGCGCCTTCCGCATGTTTTCCGAGGCCTTCGAAAAGAGGGCGGAAGCGGTCTACCGATAG
- a CDS encoding CinA family protein produces the protein MFTADILSLAEIIVRDFTTAKNTISTAESCTGGLIAGALTEISGSSAVVDRGFVTYTNTAKIEMLGVQEGTLESFGAVSAETALQMAHGALFRSRADVAVAVTGIAGPSGGSPQKPVGLVHLAAKSRTGALIRRKMLYGDIGRDKVRLATVQTALEMLIELRENRA, from the coding sequence ATGTTCACCGCCGACATTCTCTCGCTCGCGGAGATCATCGTGCGCGATTTCACGACGGCAAAGAATACGATCTCAACTGCTGAATCCTGCACCGGGGGGCTGATTGCCGGCGCGCTCACCGAAATCTCCGGCTCCTCGGCAGTCGTCGATCGCGGTTTTGTCACATATACCAATACCGCCAAGATCGAGATGCTCGGCGTTCAGGAAGGTACACTCGAAAGCTTCGGCGCCGTTTCCGCGGAGACAGCGCTGCAGATGGCGCACGGCGCCCTTTTCCGCTCCCGCGCCGACGTTGCGGTCGCCGTGACAGGGATTGCCGGGCCGAGCGGGGGCTCGCCGCAAAAGCCGGTCGGATTGGTTCATCTGGCGGCGAAATCGCGCACCGGCGCCCTCATCCGCCGCAAGATGCTCTATGGCGATATCGGCCGCGACAAGGTGCGTCTTGCAACCGTACAGACCGCGCTGGAAATGCTGATCGAACTCCGGGAAAACCGGGCATAA
- a CDS encoding bifunctional 2-C-methyl-D-erythritol 4-phosphate cytidylyltransferase/2-C-methyl-D-erythritol 2,4-cyclodiphosphate synthase produces MPQMHSTQPISAGIVIVAAGRGERAGSHEEGPKQYRLIGGKPVITHTLENFMTWEHAAHVVVVIHPDDDALVAKAFRQVLSATPIEAVHGGATRQQSVLAGLRHLKNKGITHVLIHDAVRPFFDHQLLDRIADALAGGAPAVLPAIPVADTLKRADATGTVLETVSREHLFAAQTPQSFVYDTILSAHEKASEMGRTDFTDDASIAEWAGIPVTIVEGAADNVKLTVKRDIALADDRLSSSQLPDVRTGNGYDVHQLQAGDGVTLCGVFIPHEQRLKGHSDADVALHALTDALLATCGAGDIGDHFPPSDPQWKGAASRIFLEHAAKIVRDRGGTIMNADVSLIAEAPKVGPHRHAMRTNLSEFLGISIDRCSVKATTNETIGFVGRREGIAAIATATVVYRRAKG; encoded by the coding sequence ATGCCGCAAATGCATTCGACGCAACCGATCTCGGCTGGAATTGTCATCGTTGCTGCCGGCCGCGGCGAGCGGGCGGGCTCGCATGAGGAAGGTCCGAAGCAATACCGGTTAATCGGCGGAAAGCCGGTTATCACGCACACGCTGGAAAACTTCATGACATGGGAGCACGCCGCCCACGTCGTCGTCGTCATCCATCCCGACGACGACGCGCTGGTCGCAAAGGCATTTCGCCAGGTGCTGTCCGCCACGCCGATCGAAGCCGTTCACGGCGGTGCAACGCGACAGCAGTCTGTTCTCGCCGGACTGAGGCACCTGAAAAACAAAGGCATTACGCATGTCCTCATTCATGATGCCGTTCGCCCCTTCTTCGACCACCAGCTTCTCGATCGCATTGCCGATGCACTGGCCGGCGGCGCGCCGGCGGTCCTGCCCGCAATACCTGTTGCCGACACGCTGAAGCGGGCTGACGCTACGGGCACTGTTCTGGAAACGGTGTCGCGCGAGCATCTTTTCGCGGCCCAGACGCCGCAATCCTTCGTCTATGACACCATCCTCTCGGCGCATGAAAAGGCAAGCGAGATGGGCCGCACGGATTTCACAGACGACGCATCAATCGCCGAATGGGCCGGGATTCCCGTGACAATCGTCGAAGGTGCTGCCGACAACGTGAAACTGACGGTTAAACGGGATATCGCCCTTGCCGACGACCGGCTTTCGTCATCGCAGCTGCCTGACGTGCGCACCGGCAACGGCTATGATGTGCATCAATTGCAAGCCGGCGATGGGGTCACGCTCTGCGGCGTCTTCATCCCGCACGAGCAGCGGCTCAAAGGCCATTCGGATGCGGACGTCGCGCTGCATGCCCTGACCGACGCGCTGCTTGCCACCTGCGGCGCAGGCGATATCGGCGATCACTTCCCGCCTTCGGACCCACAATGGAAAGGTGCAGCCTCGCGCATCTTCCTCGAACATGCAGCGAAGATCGTGCGCGATCGCGGCGGCACGATCATGAATGCCGACGTCTCGCTGATCGCCGAAGCACCGAAAGTCGGCCCGCACCGCCACGCGATGCGGACTAATCTCTCCGAATTTCTAGGTATCTCGATCGACCGCTGCTCAGTGAAGGCCACGACGAACGAGACGATCGGCTTTGTCGGCCGCCGCGAGGGCATTGCGGCGATCGCAACCGCGACCGTCGTCTACCGCCGAGCAAAGGGGTAA
- the dusB gene encoding tRNA dihydrouridine synthase DusB, with translation MCLKDNQLHPVNLAAPLQIGNVSVRNRVVLAPMSGVTDMPFRQLAWRHGAGLVVTEMVASRELVNNTAESWSRLRDAGFKPHMVQLAGREAHWMAQAAKIAADSGADIIDINMGCPAKKVIGGYSGSALMRDPDHALSLIEATVKAVDVPVTLKMRLGWDDNSINAPEIAKRAEAAGVKLITIHGRTRMQFYEGKANWDAIRDVRNAISVPLIANGDVDTKADAQEILRRSGADVVMIGRGCQGRPWHAGVLAGAPAPSPGKIPDIAVEHYEMMLDFYGEATAIRHARKHLGWYLERFAPVLPVSQKAAIMTSHIRAEVVSRLRDALAAGLEISKSREAA, from the coding sequence GTGTGCCTGAAAGATAATCAATTGCATCCAGTAAACCTTGCGGCGCCCTTGCAGATCGGAAATGTCTCCGTGCGCAACCGCGTTGTGCTGGCGCCGATGTCCGGCGTCACCGACATGCCCTTCAGGCAGCTCGCCTGGCGCCACGGCGCAGGCCTGGTTGTAACCGAGATGGTAGCGAGCAGGGAGCTCGTGAACAATACGGCCGAATCATGGTCGCGACTGAGGGATGCCGGCTTCAAGCCGCATATGGTGCAGCTCGCCGGCCGCGAGGCGCATTGGATGGCGCAGGCGGCCAAGATCGCGGCCGATAGCGGCGCCGACATCATCGACATCAACATGGGTTGTCCGGCCAAGAAGGTGATCGGCGGCTATTCCGGATCGGCGCTGATGCGCGATCCGGATCATGCGCTGAGCCTCATCGAGGCAACCGTGAAGGCTGTCGATGTTCCGGTTACGCTGAAGATGCGGCTCGGCTGGGACGACAATTCGATTAACGCACCAGAGATCGCCAAGCGTGCCGAAGCTGCAGGGGTAAAGCTGATAACCATTCATGGCCGTACGCGGATGCAGTTTTACGAAGGCAAGGCGAACTGGGACGCGATCCGCGACGTTCGCAACGCAATTTCGGTTCCGCTGATCGCAAACGGCGATGTCGACACAAAGGCAGATGCGCAGGAGATCCTTCGCCGCTCGGGCGCTGATGTGGTGATGATCGGCCGGGGTTGTCAGGGACGGCCATGGCATGCAGGCGTGCTGGCTGGCGCACCCGCGCCGTCGCCGGGGAAAATACCGGACATTGCCGTCGAGCATTACGAAATGATGCTGGATTTCTATGGCGAGGCGACGGCCATCCGCCATGCCCGCAAGCACCTCGGTTGGTATCTGGAGCGTTTCGCACCGGTGCTGCCGGTTTCGCAGAAGGCGGCAATCATGACATCGCATATACGGGCAGAAGTAGTCTCGCGCCTTCGCGATGCGCTGGCGGCCGGTTTGGAAATTTCAAAAAGCCGGGAGGCGGCATGA
- a CDS encoding two-component system sensor histidine kinase NtrB: MDKVQADHTGGVAMAVLNAIQNPVVMVDEAGLIAFANWEAESFFGASASHLARYKISTFIPFGSPLLALIDQVRERRAPVNEYRVDLSSPRLGQDKLVDIYVAPVISEPGSVVVVFQERSMADKIDRQLTHRAAARSVTGLASMLAHEIKNPLSGIRGAAQLLEQSVVDEDRALTRLICDETDRIVSLVDRMEVFSDERPVDRLPVNIHSVLDHVKAVAKAGFARHIRITENYDPSLPAVYANRDQLVQVFLNLVKNAAEAVGDRQDGEIMLTTAYRPGIRLSVAGTREKISLPLEFCVHDNGPGVPSDLLPHLFDPFITTKTNGSGLGLALVAKIIGDHGGIIECDSQNNKTTFRVLMPASKDASADDAAIANPTGTSR; this comes from the coding sequence ATGGACAAGGTTCAAGCCGATCATACCGGTGGCGTTGCGATGGCAGTGCTGAACGCGATCCAGAATCCGGTGGTGATGGTCGACGAGGCGGGCCTGATAGCCTTCGCGAACTGGGAGGCGGAATCGTTTTTCGGCGCCAGCGCGTCGCACCTTGCCCGCTACAAGATTTCCACCTTCATTCCGTTCGGAAGCCCGCTACTGGCCCTGATCGATCAGGTGCGGGAGCGCAGGGCACCCGTCAACGAATACCGCGTCGACCTGAGTTCGCCCCGTCTTGGCCAGGACAAGCTGGTCGATATCTACGTCGCGCCGGTGATCAGCGAGCCCGGCTCCGTCGTCGTGGTGTTCCAGGAGCGTTCGATGGCCGACAAGATCGACCGTCAGCTGACGCACCGGGCGGCCGCCCGGTCGGTGACGGGCCTCGCATCCATGCTCGCCCACGAAATCAAGAATCCGCTCTCCGGCATTCGTGGTGCCGCCCAGCTTCTCGAGCAGTCGGTCGTCGATGAGGACCGCGCGCTGACGAGGCTCATCTGCGACGAGACCGACCGCATCGTGTCGCTGGTCGATCGCATGGAGGTCTTCTCAGACGAGCGCCCTGTCGATCGTCTGCCCGTCAACATCCATTCGGTCCTCGACCATGTGAAGGCGGTGGCAAAGGCAGGCTTTGCGCGGCACATCCGCATCACTGAGAATTACGATCCGTCGCTGCCTGCAGTTTACGCCAACCGCGATCAGCTCGTGCAGGTCTTCCTCAACCTCGTGAAGAATGCAGCCGAAGCAGTCGGAGACCGGCAGGATGGCGAGATCATGCTGACGACGGCCTATCGCCCCGGCATCCGCCTTTCTGTCGCCGGAACGCGCGAAAAAATCTCGCTGCCGCTGGAGTTCTGCGTGCACGACAACGGTCCCGGCGTGCCGTCCGACTTGTTGCCGCATCTCTTCGATCCGTTCATCACCACGAAGACGAACGGCAGCGGCCTCGGCCTTGCACTGGTCGCCAAGATCATCGGCGATCACGGCGGAATCATCGAATGCGACAGCCAGAACAACAAGACGACGTTCCGCGTCCTTATGCCGGCTTCGAAGGATGCTTCGGCCGATGATGCGGCAATTGCAAACCCAACAGGAACTTCTCGATGA
- the ntrC gene encoding nitrogen regulation protein NR(I) — MTATILVADDDAAIRTVLNQALSRAGYDVRITSNAATLWRWVSAGEGDLVVTDVVMPDENAFDLLPRIKKARPELPVLVMSAQNTFMTAIKASEKGAYDYLPKPFDLTELIGIIGRALAEPKKKPAKLDEDMQDGMPLVGRSAAMQEIYRVLARLMQTDLTLMITGESGTGKELVARALHDYGKRRNGPFVAINMAAIPRDLIESELFGHEKGAFTGAQTRSTGRFEQAEGGTLFLDEIGDMPMDAQTRLLRVLQQGEYTTVGGRTPIRTDVRIVAATNKDLKQAINQGLFREDLYYRLNVVPLRLPPLRDRAEDIPDLVRHFIQQAEKEGLGTKRFDQEAIELMKAYAWPGNVRELENLIRRLVALYPQDVITREIIEAELRSDVPDSPIDKGPIRAGSMTIAQAVEENMRTYFASFGDNLPPPGLYDRVLTELEYPLILAALTATRGNQIKAADLLGLNRNTLRKKIRELGVSVYRSSRTA, encoded by the coding sequence ATGACAGCAACGATCCTCGTCGCGGATGATGACGCGGCCATCCGTACCGTGCTAAACCAGGCGCTCAGCCGTGCAGGTTATGATGTTCGCATCACCTCCAATGCCGCCACGCTCTGGCGCTGGGTTTCGGCTGGCGAGGGCGATCTGGTCGTGACTGACGTGGTGATGCCGGACGAGAATGCCTTCGATCTGCTGCCGAGAATCAAGAAGGCTCGTCCCGAGCTGCCGGTGCTCGTTATGAGCGCGCAGAATACATTTATGACGGCCATCAAAGCCTCTGAGAAGGGCGCCTACGACTATCTTCCAAAGCCCTTCGACCTGACGGAACTCATCGGCATTATCGGTCGCGCGCTGGCGGAACCGAAAAAGAAGCCAGCCAAGCTCGACGAAGACATGCAGGACGGCATGCCGCTTGTCGGCCGTTCCGCGGCCATGCAGGAAATCTATCGCGTCCTCGCCCGGCTGATGCAGACCGACCTGACTCTGATGATCACGGGTGAATCCGGTACCGGCAAGGAGCTTGTGGCCCGCGCGTTGCACGATTACGGCAAGCGCCGCAACGGACCGTTTGTAGCGATCAACATGGCGGCCATCCCTCGTGACCTCATCGAATCCGAGCTCTTCGGCCACGAAAAGGGTGCCTTTACCGGGGCGCAGACCCGTTCCACCGGCCGCTTCGAACAGGCCGAAGGCGGCACGCTCTTCCTCGATGAAATCGGCGATATGCCGATGGACGCACAAACGCGTCTTTTGCGCGTCCTGCAGCAGGGCGAATATACGACTGTCGGCGGGCGTACGCCGATCCGCACAGACGTCCGCATCGTCGCGGCGACCAACAAGGATCTGAAGCAGGCGATCAACCAGGGGCTCTTCCGCGAGGACCTCTATTACCGCTTGAACGTCGTCCCGCTAAGGCTTCCGCCATTGCGCGACCGCGCCGAGGATATTCCGGACCTGGTTCGGCACTTCATCCAGCAGGCCGAAAAGGAAGGGCTCGGTACCAAGCGGTTTGACCAGGAAGCTATCGAGCTGATGAAGGCCTACGCCTGGCCGGGCAATGTGCGCGAGTTGGAAAATCTCATCCGCCGCTTGGTGGCACTTTATCCACAGGACGTGATCACGCGCGAGATAATCGAAGCCGAACTTCGTTCCGACGTGCCGGACAGCCCGATCGACAAGGGGCCGATCCGTGCGGGATCAATGACGATTGCCCAGGCAGTGGAAGAAAACATGCGGACTTATTTCGCAAGTTTCGGCGATAACCTGCCACCTCCGGGCCTTTACGACCGGGTGCTGACAGAACTGGAATATCCGCTGATCCTCGCCGCCTTGACAGCCACGCGGGGCAACCAGATCAAAGCGGCGGATTTGCTCGGACTCAACCGCAATACGCTGCGCAAAAAGATACGCGAACTCGGCGTTTCCGTTTACAGAAGCTCTCGAACAGCTTGA